One window from the genome of candidate division KSB1 bacterium encodes:
- a CDS encoding TonB-dependent receptor, which produces MKKAASIIILQKWLFLSTAAAQLLRISGTVRDINTHHPISGVNISLMGTSWGTTTSPAGQFLLQIPAGFATGRLRFQHISYYAADISIDSLRARPIISLRPRIIPLPPIEVIGEAEKRSIAISRDLPQSLSLLDAKSFELRGFVDAGDYLARDVAIQVDETLSGKKSLSIRGGNADDVVVLYNGVKLNNLLDNTADLAQFSIDNLQRLEIIKGGNTALYGPEAFSGVINIVPQIDEQYLARIQYRIGTYRTKAFSVDLNKNFSKLGLSYAFQNNDATRYFVDGATSDDRIANRNANHALDLQYRFGKDESNDSMNLLTFGSLVSSLDYYNYRESEQVKDANWIAALNYHGSMLGLNGWQLQSSLHHLDSDQSLHYEATALKRSFHHRTLHFQVQREMKVRLLEGVLGYQYEAGHLDFEDNRQFTNHAIVLQQNDLQRQHHGWVAVVKAQGPAGAVWLNHFEVDLSARHDQILDKQQSEIQKFDPDEGFNLKEPELRHHWQATSLKTGLMLAGQTPMLVFQSYLNYGANTKFPTLQQATSSLLNLKLFNLKTPLQPERIQSLELGIELTRELDHPIWKGWNMTASYFQTYYTNKFRSFSMPFIPIVFYDNVPTAKISGVELKQRLYFLQKKLTIELGLAKNEIPEKAAFPFKSEFKITSKLMVDHAGWSIELLWFHESDQIGWLRTLDSYFSEVLLPSFSNLDLHVNKQLKLWKTKLLLNFSGRNLLVGDQVLLQGLALRDRRFYLAFGFQL; this is translated from the coding sequence GTGAAAAAAGCAGCTTCCATCATTATATTGCAAAAGTGGCTTTTTCTATCCACAGCGGCAGCCCAATTGCTCCGCATTAGTGGGACAGTGCGGGATATCAATACCCATCATCCCATCAGCGGGGTCAACATCTCGCTGATGGGAACGTCATGGGGAACGACGACGTCGCCCGCGGGACAATTTTTGCTCCAGATTCCAGCGGGGTTCGCCACTGGTCGGCTGAGGTTCCAGCATATTTCTTATTATGCTGCTGACATTTCCATCGATTCGCTCCGAGCTCGTCCAATAATTTCTCTTCGACCAAGAATTATCCCTTTGCCCCCTATCGAAGTGATTGGCGAAGCCGAAAAGCGCTCGATCGCAATCAGCCGTGACCTTCCGCAGTCCCTCTCGCTGCTGGATGCAAAAAGTTTTGAGCTTCGGGGATTTGTCGATGCTGGTGACTATCTTGCCCGCGATGTGGCCATCCAGGTGGATGAAACGTTGAGCGGCAAGAAAAGCCTTTCGATCCGCGGCGGCAATGCTGATGACGTCGTGGTCCTCTATAATGGCGTCAAGTTGAATAACTTGCTGGATAACACGGCGGATTTGGCCCAGTTCAGCATCGATAATTTGCAGCGGCTCGAAATTATCAAAGGCGGGAACACGGCGCTCTACGGTCCAGAAGCGTTCTCCGGCGTAATCAATATTGTGCCCCAGATTGATGAACAATATCTTGCCCGCATTCAATATCGGATTGGCACCTATCGAACCAAAGCTTTTTCTGTTGATCTGAATAAGAACTTTAGTAAGCTTGGCCTCTCCTATGCGTTTCAGAACAACGACGCAACACGGTATTTTGTAGATGGTGCAACTTCGGATGACCGAATTGCCAATCGCAACGCCAACCACGCTTTGGACCTTCAATATCGTTTCGGTAAGGACGAAAGCAACGATTCGATGAATTTGCTCACTTTCGGCTCGCTGGTTTCCAGCCTCGATTATTATAATTATCGAGAAAGTGAACAGGTTAAAGATGCTAATTGGATTGCGGCACTGAATTACCATGGCTCGATGCTGGGGTTGAATGGTTGGCAGCTTCAGTCCTCGCTCCATCATCTCGATAGCGACCAATCGCTCCATTATGAGGCCACAGCGCTGAAACGTTCGTTTCATCATCGAACGCTACATTTTCAGGTGCAAAGGGAGATGAAAGTGAGGCTACTTGAAGGGGTTTTGGGTTATCAATATGAGGCAGGGCATTTGGATTTTGAAGATAATCGTCAATTTACTAACCATGCTATTGTTTTGCAGCAGAACGATCTGCAGCGGCAGCATCATGGCTGGGTAGCAGTGGTGAAAGCCCAGGGCCCGGCTGGTGCAGTGTGGCTGAATCATTTTGAGGTCGATCTGAGCGCCCGCCATGATCAGATTTTAGACAAACAGCAGTCCGAAATCCAAAAGTTCGATCCCGATGAAGGATTTAACCTGAAAGAACCAGAACTCAGGCATCATTGGCAGGCCACCAGTCTCAAAACCGGGCTGATGCTCGCTGGTCAAACACCGATGCTTGTGTTCCAATCCTATCTCAATTATGGGGCTAATACCAAATTTCCAACCTTGCAGCAAGCCACTAGCAGCCTATTGAACCTTAAGCTGTTCAATTTAAAAACGCCCTTGCAGCCGGAGCGCATTCAAAGCCTTGAGCTCGGGATCGAATTGACTCGGGAACTCGACCATCCGATCTGGAAGGGATGGAATATGACGGCCTCCTATTTTCAGACCTATTACACCAATAAATTTCGGTCGTTCTCAATGCCGTTCATTCCAATTGTCTTTTACGATAATGTGCCGACGGCAAAGATCAGTGGAGTAGAGTTGAAGCAGCGCCTCTATTTTTTGCAGAAGAAGCTCACAATCGAGCTGGGTTTGGCTAAAAATGAAATTCCAGAGAAAGCCGCGTTTCCCTTCAAATCCGAATTCAAAATCACCAGTAAGCTGATGGTCGATCATGCGGGCTGGTCCATTGAGTTACTTTGGTTTCATGAAAGTGATCAAATCGGTTGGTTGCGGACTTTGGACAGCTATTTTTCGGAGGTGCTGCTACCCAGCTTTTCCAACCTGGATCTGCATGTCAATAAGCAACTCAAGCTCTGGAAAACGAAATTATTGCTGAATTTCTCCGGCAGAAATCTTTTGGTGGGTGATCAGGTGCTCTTGCAGGGCTTGGCACTTCGGGATCGGCGCTTTTATTTAGCTTTTGGATTTCAATTATAA
- a CDS encoding DUF4340 domain-containing protein — MKQKQLYTFAGVFVGLLVIYLALSLVVKQKYKSVNVDDLVQSVVIGVSKDDIKNIEVYKETGGQQPIRMAFTMADGNWYITTKYNCKAQKSRIDGLLNNVLEMTGKVRSSSAGHFDTYKISDAQGIHLLLKDEANKPLVNLVIGKRGDDYNSGFVRFGGKEKVYAVDKNLLSSLSIYGEVDTLTQFNDNSFVDLLAVDQKKDDLEFVALVANGKELVVKQNKKEVEVTNPDSTKSTRTEKEWVLLKGPREIKLDQKEVDNFLRDVTQIRAQEVVDRIGGGGAISLSDFNKPMKYGVDRATHYIIFQKPGKEREMILFGREYEKDKGYYMFVRYDGLVYKLIKITYDKIFKWVDELPKKVAKS; from the coding sequence ATGAAACAAAAACAGCTTTACACTTTCGCAGGTGTTTTTGTGGGGCTGCTGGTTATCTATCTAGCGCTCAGTTTGGTTGTGAAGCAGAAGTACAAAAGTGTCAATGTGGACGATTTGGTGCAATCGGTCGTGATTGGTGTCTCTAAAGATGACATCAAGAACATCGAGGTCTACAAGGAAACTGGAGGCCAGCAGCCCATTCGCATGGCATTTACCATGGCTGATGGCAATTGGTACATCACAACTAAATATAATTGCAAAGCCCAAAAAAGCAGAATTGACGGTCTACTGAACAATGTGCTTGAGATGACTGGTAAAGTGCGCTCTTCCAGCGCCGGTCATTTCGACACTTACAAAATCAGCGATGCTCAGGGGATCCATCTATTGTTGAAAGATGAGGCCAATAAGCCCCTGGTGAACCTGGTGATCGGCAAACGCGGGGATGATTACAATTCTGGGTTCGTCCGCTTCGGAGGCAAAGAGAAGGTCTATGCGGTTGATAAAAATCTGTTGTCGAGCCTCAGTATCTATGGCGAAGTTGACACTCTCACGCAATTCAATGATAACAGCTTTGTCGACCTGTTAGCAGTTGATCAGAAAAAGGACGATTTAGAGTTTGTTGCTTTAGTGGCGAATGGGAAAGAGCTCGTTGTGAAACAGAACAAAAAAGAAGTCGAGGTCACCAATCCCGATTCCACGAAATCTACCAGAACTGAGAAAGAGTGGGTGCTCTTAAAAGGTCCTCGGGAGATCAAGCTGGATCAGAAAGAGGTGGATAATTTCCTTCGGGATGTCACCCAAATTCGTGCGCAGGAAGTGGTCGATCGCATTGGCGGAGGTGGAGCGATTTCGCTGAGCGATTTCAATAAGCCGATGAAATATGGGGTCGATCGCGCCACCCATTACATTATCTTCCAGAAGCCAGGCAAAGAGCGTGAGATGATTCTATTTGGAAGAGAGTATGAGAAAGACAAAGGATACTATATGTTCGTCCGATACGATGGCCTGGTTTATAAATTGATCAAGATCACTTACGACAAAATTTTCAAATGGGTCGATGAACTGCCTAAAAAGGTGGCTAAGTCATGA
- a CDS encoding ABC transporter permease translates to MLRIIFRQYCKNKLAVAGAIVIIILSLAAIFSPLLTPYDPNAINLDEIYQPPSWRHPFGTDMNGRDVFARVLYGARISMSVGFISSGLAGLIGVLIGAIAGFFGGKIDNILMRFVDLILCIPSFFLLLMVIAMLEPNIYNVMIVIAITSWPGLARLVRAEVLSVRGRDYIQAAIALGIGRWRIIWRHIIPNVVAPVFVAVTLGVASAILVESGLSFLGLGVQPPTPSWGNILWQGSSVMHFAWWMTVFPGLAIFVTVLGYNLIGEGLRDALDPRLR, encoded by the coding sequence ATGCTGAGAATCATTTTTCGGCAGTATTGCAAGAATAAATTGGCAGTTGCTGGTGCGATCGTAATTATCATTTTAAGTCTGGCGGCCATCTTCAGCCCGCTTTTGACCCCATATGATCCTAATGCCATCAATCTCGACGAAATCTATCAACCGCCATCGTGGCGGCATCCGTTTGGCACGGATATGAATGGCCGGGATGTTTTTGCCCGCGTGCTTTACGGCGCTCGGATCTCCATGAGCGTTGGCTTTATCTCATCTGGGCTTGCGGGATTAATTGGCGTGTTGATCGGTGCGATCGCTGGCTTTTTTGGAGGGAAAATCGATAACATCCTCATGCGGTTTGTCGACTTAATCCTCTGCATTCCATCGTTTTTCCTGTTATTAATGGTTATCGCCATGCTGGAACCGAATATCTATAACGTAATGATCGTGATTGCAATCACGAGTTGGCCAGGCTTAGCGCGGTTGGTGCGGGCAGAAGTGCTCTCGGTTCGGGGACGGGATTATATCCAGGCCGCTATCGCACTTGGCATTGGACGCTGGCGCATTATTTGGCGCCATATCATTCCCAATGTCGTTGCTCCAGTGTTTGTGGCCGTTACGCTCGGTGTCGCTTCGGCCATTTTGGTCGAATCTGGTCTGTCCTTTTTAGGATTGGGCGTTCAGCCACCCACGCCAAGTTGGGGAAACATCCTATGGCAGGGCAGCTCGGTGATGCATTTCGCATGGTGGATGACTGTGTTTCCAGGCTTAGCGATCTTCGTGACCGTGCTGGGTTACAACCTAATCGGTGAAGGGCTGCGCGACGCTCTTGATCCTCGCTTACGCTAA
- a CDS encoding ABC transporter permease, producing MKDIGIIFRREFRAYFYSPIAYVFSVIFILLNSGIYMFTFFFYGNADMREFFSALPLTLGLIFIPAISMRLWSEEHKLGTVELLLTLPMKTEHIVLGKFLASFVFYLVALSGTLVIPILLVILGKPDFGPIIGGYFGAILLGAFYLAVGIFISGFFSDQIVSLIITSLSCGFLALIGWQFVPMVIDGWIPGLGEFLYQYVGVTRHFNDIERGVIDLKSIVYFLSFTALFLYLNAKSLERRKF from the coding sequence ATGAAAGATATCGGGATAATTTTTCGACGCGAATTTCGCGCTTATTTTTATTCGCCTATTGCGTATGTATTCAGCGTGATCTTTATTTTGCTCAATTCGGGCATTTATATGTTTACTTTCTTCTTTTATGGGAATGCTGATATGCGGGAGTTTTTCTCGGCACTGCCGCTCACCTTGGGGTTGATTTTCATTCCAGCGATATCCATGCGGCTCTGGTCTGAAGAGCACAAACTGGGCACAGTGGAACTGTTATTGACTTTGCCGATGAAGACAGAGCACATCGTGCTCGGTAAATTTCTGGCCAGTTTTGTGTTCTATCTGGTGGCGCTGTCTGGCACACTGGTGATCCCAATTTTGTTAGTCATTTTAGGGAAACCAGATTTTGGCCCGATCATTGGCGGTTATTTCGGGGCCATTTTGTTGGGAGCTTTTTATCTGGCCGTAGGAATTTTTATCTCAGGATTTTTTTCCGATCAAATCGTTTCGTTGATCATCACGAGTTTGAGCTGTGGTTTTTTGGCCTTGATCGGCTGGCAATTTGTCCCCATGGTGATTGATGGCTGGATCCCTGGGCTTGGCGAATTCCTCTATCAATATGTGGGCGTCACGCGCCATTTCAATGATATTGAACGGGGAGTGATTGATCTGAAGAGCATTGTGTATTTCTTATCGTTTACCGCACTATTCCTCTACCTGAATGCTAAATCGCTGGAAAGGAGGAAATTCTAG
- a CDS encoding alpha/beta fold hydrolase: MKKMTSLIFMMICCYFLTFIPHLVSAQQNLQLTSQVDRLIGVWQGKLSFPGAELRIVFHLNKSETGELTTALDSPDQGAFNIATSRTSIVQDTLVIEVAMIRGLFKGKIAADFNSISGNWQQSGISIPLELTRTDTAPKLNRPQEPTRPYPYLEEEVTVHNEAYGVDLAGTFTRPQSKGRFPAAILITGSGPQDRDEAIFGHRPFLVLADYLTRRGIAVLRMDDRGVGKSTGDFSKATTEDFAADVLVAVNYLKTRDDVDPKKIGLIGHSEGGIVAPMVAARSKDVAFIVLMAGTGLTGEQILYQQAELIARANGANDSIIAKNRHSQEQIFAVLKHESDDSNAIRKLRPILKQSIELLSDTERKAISDPEIYINAQIRQLTSPWFRLFLTYDPKTALSKVKCPVLAINGELDLQVPARENLKAIEAALKAGGNNQVTIRSLPQLNHLFQTAKTGSPNEYAVIEETIAPSALQLIGDWIMKQTTN, translated from the coding sequence ATGAAAAAAATGACTTCGTTGATCTTTATGATGATCTGCTGCTATTTTTTGACCTTCATTCCTCATTTAGTGTCTGCCCAACAAAATCTGCAATTGACATCGCAAGTCGACCGCTTGATTGGCGTTTGGCAGGGCAAACTATCCTTTCCAGGTGCCGAATTGAGGATAGTCTTTCATCTCAACAAAAGCGAAACGGGCGAATTGACCACGGCACTTGATAGCCCCGATCAAGGTGCTTTCAACATCGCTACCTCTCGTACGAGCATTGTTCAGGACACTTTGGTTATTGAAGTTGCGATGATCCGAGGGCTGTTCAAAGGTAAAATCGCAGCGGATTTCAACTCGATCTCAGGAAACTGGCAGCAAAGCGGAATCTCCATTCCGTTGGAATTGACGCGCACCGATACCGCTCCGAAATTGAATCGACCTCAAGAGCCAACCAGGCCCTATCCATATCTGGAAGAGGAGGTCACTGTTCACAATGAAGCCTATGGGGTCGATCTGGCTGGTACCTTTACCCGCCCCCAAAGCAAAGGTCGTTTTCCTGCAGCAATTTTGATCACTGGTTCCGGGCCTCAGGATCGCGATGAGGCCATTTTCGGCCATCGGCCGTTTCTCGTACTGGCCGATTACCTTACTCGCCGTGGAATTGCTGTGCTACGGATGGATGATCGCGGGGTGGGAAAATCGACAGGAGATTTTTCTAAAGCCACTACTGAGGATTTTGCTGCGGATGTACTCGTGGCTGTAAATTATCTCAAAACTCGGGATGATGTCGATCCGAAAAAGATCGGTTTGATCGGACACAGTGAAGGAGGGATCGTGGCCCCAATGGTTGCCGCCCGCTCGAAGGATGTGGCGTTTATCGTGCTTATGGCTGGGACTGGTCTCACTGGAGAGCAAATTTTGTATCAACAGGCTGAGCTGATCGCTCGGGCAAATGGTGCTAATGATTCGATAATTGCGAAAAATCGGCACTCCCAAGAGCAAATTTTTGCCGTCTTAAAACATGAATCAGATGATTCGAATGCGATAAGAAAGCTTCGTCCAATACTTAAGCAATCTATTGAGCTACTCAGCGACACGGAAAGGAAGGCAATTAGCGATCCTGAAATTTACATCAACGCTCAAATTCGACAGCTCACATCGCCGTGGTTCCGATTGTTCCTCACGTACGATCCTAAAACTGCACTCTCTAAAGTAAAATGCCCAGTATTGGCGATCAATGGAGAGCTCGATCTACAAGTCCCAGCAAGGGAAAATTTGAAAGCGATTGAAGCGGCATTGAAGGCGGGAGGAAATAACCAGGTAACGATTCGTTCGCTGCCACAATTAAATCATTTGTTCCAAACTGCTAAGACCGGCTCGCCAAATGAATATGCAGTGATTGAAGAAACGATCGCTCCTTCGGCGCTTCAACTCATTGGTGATTGGATCATGAAACAGACCACCAATTAG
- a CDS encoding YCF48-related protein — protein sequence MKNSIQAWLLALFLVAMPLSDASSQWCELLFPTQEELHKIRFVNETTGWVIGTDFIYKTIDGGRTWEAQEAVAGKTGWWGYALCPISETVILYASLQAKKSQLGIRRSTDGGKTWTQVTTTPFYCLEIEFVNDQIGYAAGGDTVSYKPVIQKTVDGGATWRLASDQFSPAKNEITGISFINEQIGWAITYDGYVFQSIDGGSHWSCIDSIRTTLVTGNPPMRDIEFVTADSGWAIGGIAGGMTIARTVTGGKGWIIDVHGGSSLREVHFVTSKIGWICGESNAHPFIAKTIDGGLSWEDQTPQINGIVGVQSISIVNQSMGYAAAHKSIHRIPIVLTMSNPVSVDPNRDHLTRPNRIVLLPNYPNPFNPDTRIDYVISTSGDVSLKIYNVNGEEIVTLVSGHQQPGAQSVHWDGRDDQGRMMPSGIYICRLKAGDVVLARKMSLVR from the coding sequence ATGAAAAACTCAATTCAAGCATGGCTTTTAGCATTATTTCTTGTCGCTATGCCATTAAGCGACGCTTCGAGTCAATGGTGTGAGTTGTTGTTTCCTACACAAGAGGAGCTCCATAAGATTCGATTTGTAAATGAAACGACTGGGTGGGTGATTGGGACCGATTTCATCTATAAAACGATTGATGGTGGCAGAACCTGGGAAGCTCAAGAAGCGGTTGCAGGAAAAACGGGATGGTGGGGCTATGCTCTCTGTCCCATCTCTGAGACTGTTATTCTTTATGCCAGTCTCCAGGCTAAAAAGAGCCAATTGGGTATTCGCCGAAGCACAGATGGAGGTAAGACATGGACTCAGGTTACCACAACGCCGTTTTATTGTTTGGAAATCGAATTTGTCAATGACCAAATCGGCTATGCAGCGGGTGGCGATACGGTGTCATACAAGCCGGTGATCCAAAAGACGGTGGATGGAGGCGCGACCTGGAGGCTCGCCTCTGATCAATTTAGCCCAGCAAAGAATGAAATTACTGGCATTTCGTTCATCAACGAACAAATCGGTTGGGCTATTACTTACGACGGGTATGTATTTCAAAGCATCGATGGAGGGAGCCACTGGTCCTGCATTGATTCGATCCGAACCACCCTGGTAACGGGCAATCCTCCAATGCGCGATATCGAGTTTGTCACCGCCGATAGCGGTTGGGCGATTGGAGGAATAGCTGGGGGCATGACGATCGCGAGAACCGTAACTGGTGGGAAGGGATGGATCATCGATGTTCATGGTGGGAGCAGCCTCCGAGAGGTCCATTTTGTGACAAGCAAAATCGGCTGGATTTGCGGCGAAAGCAATGCACATCCTTTCATTGCGAAAACTATTGATGGCGGTTTGAGCTGGGAGGACCAGACGCCACAAATTAACGGGATCGTCGGCGTTCAATCGATTTCGATCGTCAACCAATCAATGGGCTACGCCGCGGCGCATAAATCAATTCACAGGATTCCAATCGTTCTCACCATGAGTAATCCTGTCTCGGTTGATCCAAATCGAGATCATCTGACTCGACCCAATCGGATCGTTCTGCTACCCAATTATCCGAATCCCTTTAATCCAGATACGCGCATCGATTACGTGATCAGTACTTCAGGTGACGTCTCACTCAAAATTTACAATGTCAATGGTGAAGAGATCGTCACTTTAGTGAGTGGTCATCAGCAGCCAGGCGCTCAATCAGTCCATTGGGATGGCCGTGATGATCAGGGGCGTATGATGCCATCAGGAATTTATATCTGTCGTCTCAAAGCCGGGGATGTTGTCTTGGCGCGGAAGATGAGCCTGGTTAGATAG
- a CDS encoding GldG family protein: MRDLKKEFIRTFVIGALLLAGIVILVNMIVNIFNIGRFDLTANRIYKLSPSVGKILSQLEAPIEITYYVSSSEKMPTQWKNLERDVIDKLEELRMASRGKLTYKIFDPSAEEEKEAYEEQKSKEQEKQKSKDVIKADEKKPKVTRKKIAEQLYERGVIPFGVQSTERDELSVKRVYSSLVLSYLDRKEDVIEEVRPETFGNLEYEIISRIYKLVSNKRPKIAFYPGQPEIPAQYRQYYQQQPPDQYDYAEKLLRESGYDVTRTNIKKNDPIPSDIQTLVLMIDQPLTERQLYEIDKAIHNGVRVVMAAQEYNYQIMPSPGQPGQFDLRGMPSRLNINSLTKNYGFEFDDKVFMDRSSAYIQIPVYQTRRMGILQIREQRYEPVTKPVIIKVNPENINSEVSISNKITELFYMYGTRLLVHEDIMKENKLDHKVLFTSSNFSWTRDAYGYGNIDVSEPPAEDVLRHQPLGIFVSGKFKPKYVDQNIPRWTDEYGSKPDTTEPERPSEITGEPKENKIIAIGCSNMFKSDILQAVTSHRALLLNAVDALTLGDELINIRSKNIVARRIRATSGVGKALSKAFVVWFPPLVFIALGIFINLKRKKK; encoded by the coding sequence ATGAGAGATTTGAAGAAGGAATTTATTCGGACTTTTGTTATCGGCGCCCTTTTATTGGCGGGTATTGTCATTTTGGTCAACATGATTGTGAATATTTTTAATATTGGTCGATTCGATTTGACCGCCAATCGAATCTATAAGCTATCGCCGTCAGTGGGAAAAATTCTGTCGCAATTAGAGGCACCGATCGAAATTACCTACTATGTTTCATCCTCAGAGAAGATGCCGACGCAGTGGAAGAACCTGGAACGGGATGTGATCGATAAATTGGAGGAGCTGCGGATGGCATCCCGTGGAAAATTAACATACAAGATTTTCGATCCATCGGCGGAAGAAGAAAAGGAAGCATACGAAGAGCAGAAGAGTAAGGAACAAGAGAAACAGAAGTCAAAAGATGTGATCAAAGCTGATGAGAAAAAACCGAAAGTCACTCGGAAAAAGATTGCTGAGCAGCTTTATGAACGAGGTGTGATTCCCTTTGGCGTTCAGAGCACAGAGCGCGACGAGCTATCAGTGAAGCGCGTTTATTCGTCGCTGGTGCTGTCCTATTTGGATCGGAAAGAGGATGTGATCGAAGAAGTCCGTCCTGAGACGTTCGGCAATCTGGAATATGAGATCATCTCGCGAATTTATAAACTGGTCTCGAACAAGCGGCCCAAAATCGCCTTCTATCCAGGGCAACCCGAAATCCCGGCGCAATATCGGCAGTACTATCAGCAGCAGCCGCCCGATCAGTACGATTATGCGGAGAAACTCTTGCGCGAGTCTGGATATGATGTGACGCGGACCAACATTAAGAAAAACGATCCAATACCTTCAGATATCCAGACGTTGGTATTAATGATTGATCAGCCGCTCACTGAACGTCAGCTTTATGAGATCGACAAAGCGATCCACAACGGGGTGCGTGTGGTGATGGCGGCCCAGGAGTACAATTACCAAATCATGCCGTCGCCTGGGCAACCCGGGCAATTTGATCTGCGGGGAATGCCGAGTCGGCTCAATATCAATTCATTGACAAAAAATTATGGCTTCGAATTCGATGACAAAGTGTTCATGGATCGGAGCAGTGCCTATATTCAAATTCCAGTGTATCAAACCCGACGTATGGGGATTCTTCAAATTCGCGAACAGCGTTATGAGCCAGTCACAAAGCCTGTAATCATCAAAGTAAACCCAGAAAACATCAATTCTGAAGTGTCGATATCCAATAAGATCACAGAGCTGTTCTACATGTACGGAACGCGGCTTTTGGTTCATGAAGACATCATGAAAGAGAATAAGCTGGATCATAAAGTGCTTTTTACGTCGAGCAATTTTAGCTGGACGCGAGATGCATATGGCTATGGAAATATCGATGTCTCTGAACCCCCTGCTGAAGATGTATTAAGGCACCAACCGCTTGGTATCTTTGTGAGCGGCAAGTTCAAGCCGAAATATGTGGATCAAAACATTCCGCGATGGACGGATGAGTACGGAAGCAAGCCAGATACCACAGAGCCAGAGAGGCCATCCGAGATTACAGGAGAGCCAAAGGAGAACAAGATCATCGCTATTGGATGCAGCAATATGTTCAAAAGTGACATCTTGCAAGCGGTTACCAGCCATCGGGCGCTCCTGCTGAATGCGGTCGATGCCTTGACCCTCGGCGATGAACTGATTAATATTCGATCCAAGAACATTGTGGCCCGACGCATTCGAGCGACCAGCGGAGTAGGGAAAGCGCTCTCGAAGGCGTTCGTCGTCTGGTTCCCACCTTTGGTGTTCATCGCATTGGGGATATTCATTAATCTCAAGAGAAAAAAGAAATAA
- a CDS encoding ABC transporter ATP-binding protein, translating to MIELEKVCKNYGLTKALIDVSFKIEKGQIVGFVGPNGAGKSTAMKIITTYSAPTSGTVKVGGYDVLEHPLEVRQLIGYLPETVPLYSDMLVKEYLEFIGEARHLNGKFQQRFDWVVQAAGLEPVLKRKIGELSKGFKQRTCLAQALIHDPEVLILDEPTSGLDPLQIIGIRKLIKSLAHEKTIILSTHILPEVATISDRILVINQGRIVADGTFEDLRKSVTRQTSVYLAVKSAKKDFEAALKSLSGLENIEYDDNRRRGEVAAHLFFKSNVDPVEKLNEFIRSHNWEILEFHPEKLSLEDAFIRLTQGNGAERAASETVGEQGGAA from the coding sequence ATGATCGAACTGGAAAAAGTTTGCAAGAACTACGGATTAACCAAGGCGCTGATTGACGTTAGTTTTAAGATTGAAAAGGGTCAGATTGTCGGGTTTGTTGGTCCGAATGGCGCTGGGAAATCGACAGCCATGAAGATCATTACAACCTATTCGGCCCCGACATCTGGCACTGTGAAAGTAGGGGGCTACGATGTGCTCGAACATCCCCTCGAAGTACGGCAATTGATCGGCTATTTGCCCGAAACTGTGCCGCTATATTCCGATATGCTGGTCAAAGAATATTTGGAATTCATCGGTGAAGCTAGGCATTTGAACGGCAAATTCCAGCAGCGATTCGATTGGGTTGTTCAGGCTGCTGGGCTAGAACCCGTTTTGAAGCGGAAGATCGGCGAGTTATCGAAAGGATTCAAGCAGCGAACTTGCCTGGCCCAAGCGTTGATCCACGACCCAGAAGTGCTGATCCTTGATGAACCGACATCCGGGTTGGACCCGTTGCAAATCATCGGCATTCGGAAATTGATCAAAAGTCTCGCCCATGAGAAGACCATCATTTTGAGCACCCACATTCTTCCAGAAGTGGCGACCATTTCGGATCGGATTTTGGTAATCAACCAAGGCCGAATCGTCGCCGATGGGACCTTTGAAGATTTGCGCAAAAGTGTCACACGCCAGACTTCGGTCTACTTGGCCGTCAAGAGCGCCAAAAAGGATTTCGAGGCAGCGCTCAAATCGCTATCTGGGTTGGAAAATATCGAATACGATGACAATCGCCGGCGCGGCGAAGTGGCGGCGCATCTGTTCTTCAAATCCAATGTTGACCCTGTCGAGAAATTGAACGAATTTATCCGGAGTCACAATTGGGAGATCTTGGAGTTTCATCCGGAGAAGCTTTCGTTGGAAGATGCTTTTATTCGATTGACTCAGGGGAATGGGGCCGAAAGGGCAGCGTCTGAGACAGTCGGAGAGCAAGGAGGTGCAGCATGA